The Alistipes finegoldii DSM 17242 DNA segment CGATCAAACTCGAAGACCGGGTACGGTACATTACGGAGAAAAACCCGCTGGTGGCGGAGCTTCGCAAGGCGCTGGATCTGGAAGTGGAATAACGCACCCGACTTACGGCGCACGCCGCAGAACGGGTTCAGGCGAACGGCCGCAGACGGAGGCGCATGCAGACCGCCGGCACGACCGGCCGGACGCCGGACAATATTGATAATCAAGACAAAGAAACAATAAAATGGCAACAAAGAATTTCATCGAAGAACTCGAATGGCGCGGCATGATCCACACGATCATGCCCGGCGCAAAGGAACAACTCGAAAAAGAGATGACGACGGCCTATCTGGGCATCGACCCCACGGCCGACTCACTGCATATCGGACATCTGGTGGGCGTGATGATCCTCAAGCATTTCCAGATGTGCGGCCACCGTCCGCTGGCGCTCATAGGCGGCGCGACGGGCATGATCGGAGACCCCAGCGGCAAGTCGCAGGAGCGCAACCTGCTCGACGAGCCGACGCTCCGCCACAATCAGGAGGCGATCAAGCGGCAGCTCGCCAAACTGCTCGACTTCGAGTCGGACGCGCCGAATGCCGCCGTGCTGGTCAACAACTACGACTGGATGAAGGACATCTCGTTCCTCGAATTCATCCGCGACATCGGCAAGTGCATCACCGTCAACTACATGATGGCTAAAGACTCGGTCAAGAAGCGTTTCAGCGGCGAGGGCGACGGCATGTCGTTCACCGAATTCACCTACCAGCTGGTACAGGGCTTCGACTTCCTGCACCTCTACCAGACGATGAACTGCAAGGTGCAGCTGGGCGGCGCCGACCAGTGGGGCAACATCACCACCGGTACGGAGCTGATCCGCCGCAAGCTGGGCAGCGAAGCCGAGGCGTTCGCCATCACCTGCCCGCTCATCACCAAGGCCGACGGCACGAAGTTCGGCAAGACCGAGAGCGGCAACGTATGGCTCGACCCGCGCTACACCTCGCCCTACAAGTTCTACCAGTTCTGGCTCAACGTCAGCGACGAGGACGCCAAGCGTTACATCCGCATCTTCACGCTGCTGGACCGCGAGACCGTCGAGGCGCTGACCGCCGAACATGAAGCGGCGCCCCACCTGCGCATACTGCAGAAGCGGCTGGCGCAGGAGATCACCACGATGATCCACTCCAAGGAGGAGTACGAAAAGGCCGTCGAGGCTTCGGCGATCCTCTTCGGCGGATCGACCTCGGAGGCGCTGCGCAAACTCGACGAAGAGACACTGCTGCAGGTGTTCGAGGGCGTGCCGCAGTTCCGCATCGCCCGCGCCGAGCTGGGGCTGCCGTTCGTGGACCTCTGCGCCGAGAAGGCGCAGGTCTTCCCCTCGAAGGGCGAATGCCGCAAGATGGTGCAGGGCGGCGGCGTGTCGCTCAACAAGGAGAAGGTCGCCGACGCGGCGCGCGAGGTGACCGAAGCGGACCTGATCGCCGGCAAGTACCTGCTGGTGCAGAAGGGCAAGAAGAATTACTTCCTCCTGATCGCCGAATAAGATGGAGTACCGCATCGTTCTCTCGCGGATGGAGTTCCGGGCGCTGCACGGCTGCTACGAACTGGAACGCAAGGTCGGCAACCGTTTCACGGTCGATCTGGAACTGACGGCAGAGCTGGGCGACGCCGCCGTGCAGGACGACGTGCGCAAGACGGTCAATTACCTGACGGTCTACGAAGTGGTGCGGATGCAGATGCGCATCACGCAGCACACCATCGAACGGGTGGCGATGAACATCATCGAAGCGATTTACGCCGCCTTCGCGCAGGTACGGCATGTAAAATGCACCGTATCGAAACTGGCGCCGCCGCTGGGCGGAAAGCTTGAGAAGGTGAGCGTCGTGCTGGAGAAATAGGACGGGTGTGCGCCATGCGCGCACCCGTTTCCGATAATAAACAGGTTAGGTTATGCATCATAAGGAGAGTCGCGCCACGCTGGGTGGCAAATTGAGCGCCGTGCTCGTCGCGGCGGGCAGCTCCGTGGGGCTGGGCAACATCTGGCGGTTTCCGTACGTCGCCGGAGACAACGGCGGCGGAGCCTTTCTGATTATCTACATCCTCTGCGTACTGCTGCTGGGGCTGCCGCTGATGATCGCGGAATTCTCCGTGGGACGGGCGTCGCACCTCAATGCGGTGGGCGCCTACCGGAAGCTGAACCGCCGATGGAGTTTTCTGGGCTACAACGGCGTGCTGGCGGCATTTCTGATTCTGGGATTCTATTTCGTGGTTTCGGGATGGACGGCCGAATACATGGTACACTCCGCCACGGGCGAGATCGCCCGCTACTCTACGGCCGAGGAGTACAAAAACCTCTTCGAAACCTTCATCAGCAATCCGTGGCGGCCGGTTCTCTACACCTGTCTGTTCGTGCTGGCGACCCACTTCGTGATCGCGCTCGGTGTGCAGAAGGGCATCGAGCGTTCGGCCAAGATTCTGATGCCGCTGCTCTTCGTCATCCTGATCATCCTGTCGGTCCACTCGCTGCTGATGCCGGGCGGCGAAGCGGGACTGAAGTTCCTTTTCGCTCCGGATTTCTCGAAAGTGACGCCCACGACGGTGCTCGTCGCGCTGGGACAGGCGTTCTTCTCGCTCTCGATCGGCATCGGGACGATGGTCACCTACGCCTCGTATTTCAAGCCCGACACCAACCTGCGCCATACGGCGCTCAACGTCACGATCCTCGACACGCTGGTAGCCGTTCTGGCCGGCGTGGTGATCTTCCCGGCGGTATTCAGCGTGGGCATCGAGCCTTCGTCGGGTCCGTCGCTGGTGTTCATCACCCTGCCGAGCATCTTCAACGACATGCCCCTGAGCATGGTCTGGTCGTCGGTATTCTTCCTGCTGCTGGTCGTGGCGGCGCTTACCTCGACGATCTCGCTGCACGAAGTGGTGACGGTCTACCTGCATGAAGAGTGGCACCTGAGCCGCAAGACCGCGGCATGGCTGACGACCGCCGCAACGGCCGCGCTTGCATCGCTGGCGTCGCTGTCGCTGGGCGTGCTGAGCGGCTGGACGATCTGCGGACTTTCGCTTTTCGACTCGCTCGACTTCCTGACTGCCAACATCCTGCTGCCCGCGGGCGGATTCTTCACCTGCGTCTTCGTCGGCTGGAAACTCGACCGGCAGATACTCAGGGACCAGATCACCAACAACGGGGAGCTGAAATTCCGCATTTACGGCGTCTTCATCTTCCTGCTGCGCTACGTCTGCCCGGCCGTACTGCTGCTGATCTTCCTCGACAACCTCGGCGTATTTTAACGCCGGGCCGACGGCAATAGCAAAAACCTGAAACCAATAACAACCCGAACCATGAAACATCCGCTACTTCTACTGCTGATCTGCTGCGGGCTTTGCACCGCAGTTTCCGCCCGTCCGATCCGGGGAACCGTCAAATGCGGCGGCAGGCCGCTCGGCGGAGTCGCCGTGACGGACGGCTACACCTTTGCGCAAAGCGACGCGCAGGGGGCGTTCGCCCTCGATGCCGACGAGGAGGCGTTATTCATCAGCGTCGTAACCCCGGCGGGGTACATCGCACCGCTCAAAGAGGGCGTCCCGCAGTTTTTCCTCCCCTACACCCCTTCGGCCAAACGTTTCGACTTCGAACTGCAGGCGTGGCCCGGAACCGCGGCATGTTACGAACTGCTGGCCATCGCCGACCCGCAGCCCAAGACCGACGAGCATTTCGAACGGCTCCGCACCGAGATAATCCCGCCGCTGCAGGCCGCAACGGCCGCAAAAAAAGCGCAGGGAGTCAATCAGGCCGCGATTCTGCTGGGCGACATCGTATGGGACTCGCCGCAGTTGTTCGCCAAAGTCAGGGAGAAGTTCGCATCGCTCGGAATCCCCGTTTACGGCGTGATCGGCAATCACGACCACGACCTGAACAAATTCACCGACCGCGAAGCCACCGAAAACTACCGGTCGCATTTCGGCCCCACCTATTATGCCTTCGACATGGGCCGCACCCACTACGTCGTTCTCGACGACATCGTCTACCACGGCGCCCGCAAATACGACGAGCAGATAGACTCGATGCAGCTGCGCTGGGCGGCGGCCTACGCCGAACGTCTGCCGGCGGGTTCGCGCGTCTGCTTCGCGATGCACGCTCCGGCCATGAAGTCGTGGCGCGACGAACGCCGCGTCATGGAGTCGGCCGAAACCCTGATGGACGCCTTTGCTGGCCATGAAATCCATTTCATATCGGGACATACGCACATCAACTCGAATTTCGACATCCGCGAAGGCGCGATGGAACACAACGTGGCGCAGATATGCGGCAACCTCTGGCGGGACCCGATCAACCGCGACGGCACGCCCAAAGGCTGGCAGCTTTTCCGCGAATGCGGCGAGGATTTCGCGTGGACCTACCAGAGTCTGGAGATGCCCGAAGCCCGGCAGCTGCGCGTATGGGGTCCCGGCACGGCGGAGGACTACCCCGCTTCGGTGATCGCCAAGGTATGGAACTGGGATTCCTACTGGACGGTCGTATGGTATGAGGACGGCCGCTACCGCGGCTCCATGCAGCGCATCTGGTTCAACGATCCCGACTACATCGCCAACATCGACTCGCTGAAGGTCGCCGGGAAGACGGTATCCAAGTCGCAGCGGCCGCGCACGACGCACTTCTACTTCAAGGCCCGCCCTTCGGCGTCGGCCCGCGAGATCGAAGTCGTCGCCACCGACCGTTCCGGCCGCCGCTACTCGGAGCGCATAACGCTCCCGACAAAGGAATAGGACAAAAGACAGACAGGCCGCCGCAGACAGACAAGGCGGACGGCAAACAGACACGCAGACAAGGCGCTGCGGACAGACAAACCTGACACAGACAAAGGCAGACGCAGACAAATAAGGCTGACGGTAAACAAAGACCTATGCAGGCAGATAAGGCGGACGGCAAACAGATACACAGACCGCCGCTGCGAATGCGGCCGCCTGAGAACGAAAAAAACGGAGAGTCGTACAACTCTCCGTTTTTCATGTATCTGCATCGCTGCCGATCAGTTGATATTCCGCCGGTCGGGTTCGTGGTCCGGCGAAGCGGCTTCCATCTCGATCTGCAGTTTGACCATATTGACGGCCGTGGCGGCGGCTTCGTCGCCCTTGTTGCCGTGACGGCCTCCGCAGCGGTCCAAAGCCTGCTGCATGTCGTTCACGGTCAGCACACCGAAGGCGATGGGCATGTTCCACTGGATTTGCAGCTGCGTGATGCCCTGCGTAACGCCCTGACAGATAAAGTCGAAATGACGGGTATCTCCCTGAATGACGCAGCCCAGCGCGATCACGGCGTCCACGTCGGTATATTCGGCGAAGAACTGCGCGCCGAGGGCCAGTTCGAACGTCCCCGGAACATACTTGATCTGGATGTTCAGGTCGGGACATCCGGCGGCGCGGAGCGTCCGCACGGCGCCTTCGAGCAGAGCTTCGGTGACCTCGCGGTTCCACTCGGCCACGACGATTCCGAACCGCATGTCCGCGGCCGAAGGCAGGGGTGAGTCGAATTTGGAAAGGTTGTGATTCTTGGTCGCCATAGTCCCGGTTATTTCACGCTGCCGAGGAGCTTCTCCGCCTCACGCGCATCCGTCGATGCGGGATAGGAGGTCAGAATCTGCTCGTAAAATGCGGCTGCCTTTTCGTTGTTGCCCTGAGCCTGCTCGGCCAGACCCGCCTTGCGCAGGTACATCGGTGCCGTCAGGTTGTTGTCGGCGGCCTTGACGGCCTGCTCGTAGAATTTCACCGCCTTGGCGTAGTTCTGCTGCTCGACGGCGATGTCGCCCTGCAGGCCCAGATTCTGGGCGTTGATGAGCGCTCCGGGGATGCCCTTGACCGGCGAGTATTTCGCCAGATATTTGGCGGCGTTCTCCAGATCGCCCGTCTTCAGGTAGCAGATACCCGCATAGTGCTTGGCGAGGTTGCCCGAAGGCGTCGAACCGTACTCTTCGATCACGTCGAGGAAGCCGGCGCCGTTGGCGTCGCCTTCGAGTGCGAGCTGATAATCCGGATTCTGCTCCTCGAAACGGTACTGAGCCTCGGCGATCCGCTCGGCGGCTTTGGTGGCGCGAGGGGCTACGATCAGTGCGCGGTATCCGAAAATAAGGGCTGCAAGAACCAGCAATCCCAGAAAAATATACGCCATGTTACGGCCGTTTTTCTCGAAGAAAAGCTCAGTTCTGTTCATTGCTTCGCCGAGGGTCTCCTGCTCGGCTACATGCTGCTTTGCCATATGAAAAATATCTTGTTTTAGTTAAATTTCGGTATGTTAGTCTGCAAAGATACAAAACTATTCAGAATGTGCAATGCGCTGTCCGCTTTTTTTGTATCTTTACAAAAAACAGACGGCGCCCCGTACGGGCGGCACTTCGGCAAATCGCAAACAAGTTTGCATTTGCACTCACCTTGCATTATCTTTGGGCTATGTTTCTGAAGAAAATATCGCTGCTGAATTTCAAAAATATCGAACAGGCGGAGCTTGCCCTCTGCCGGGGCGTCAACTGTCTGGTAGGCGACAACGGAGCCGGCAAGACCAACGTCATCGACGCGGTCTACTACCTGTCGATGTGCAAGTCGTCGCTGCCCATGACCGACGGGCAGAGCATCCGCCACGGCGCCGACTTCTTCCTCGCCGAAGGGCAGTATCTCACCGACGGGGGAAAGAGCGAAAACATCGTGTGCTCCTTCTCGCGCAAAGGCGGCAAAGTGCTCAAACGCAACGGCAAGGAGTACGAACGGCTCTCGGACCACGTGGGGCTTGTTCCTGCCGTGATCGTATCGCCGGCGGACAGCGCCCTGATCAGCGACGCCTCGGACGAACGGCGCCGCTACCTCAACGCCTTCATCTCGCAGCTGGACCGGAGCTATCTGACCGCCGTGATGCGCTACAACGCCGTGCTGGCCGAGCGCAACCGGCTGCTCAAGAACATGCCCGACGAGACGATGCTGCAGATTTACGACATGCAGCTCGTCGAACAGGGCGAGCGGATTCACGCCCGGAGGCGGGAGTTCGCCGAGCGGCTGCAACCCGTGGCGGCGGAGTATTACCGCATACTTTCGGGCGACCGCGAGCAGGTCGAACTGCACTACAAATCGGAACTGAACGACCGTCCGTTCGGTGAGATTCTCCTCGCCGCGCGGCAGAAGGATCTGGCCAACGAGTTCACCACGTCGGGCATTCACCGCGACGATCTGGTGCTCAGGATCGGCGGCTACCCCTTGCGCAAATACGGCTCGCAGGGCCAGCAGAAGTCGTTCCTGATCGCCCTGAAACTGGCCCAGTACACGATAGTCGCGCAGGAGAAAGGCGAGAAGCCGATCCTGCTGCTCGACGACCTGTTCGACAAGCTCGACGCGGGGCGCGTGGAACAGCTCATACGGCTGGTGTCGGAAGATTCGTTCGGGCAGATCGTCATTACGGACTGCAACCCCACCCGTCTGCGCCGGATTCTGGACAAGGCCGGCGGGGCGTACTCCCTCTTCACGGTCGAAAACGGCGGCATCGGGCAGGAGACCGCAACGGCCGGAGCGCCGGCTTGCGGCGGGCAGCTTCCGGCCGAAGAGAGCACGAAGGAAGCAGCGGACCGAACGCGGCATGCCGGGCCGCAGGAGGCTGGGTCTGCGGAAGGAATCCGGACGGCAGCGGTGCAAGGCGAAGTTTCGGAGGATTTACGCAACGCGGCGTCCGCAGGCGAAAAATCCGGCGGACAGGACGCCTGCGTGACAGATACGGCAGACAAAACATCCGACGGAAAAGAGGGAGCGCGATGAGACGGACCAAGACGATGCTGATGGGCGACCTGCTGGAAGAGTTTTTCAAACGCCCCTATGTCGCGGCCAAAGTCGCCGAAGGAAAGCTGCCCGACACATGGCGCGCCGTCGTGGGCGACCGCGCCGCAGACTTCACCACGGAACTGAAGCTGGAAAACCACATTCTCTATGCCCGCATCCAGTCGAGCGTGCTTCGTTCGGAACTCTTCTACCAGCGCGAAGCGCTCAAGGAGGAGCTGAACCGGCGTTCCGGCGTCCGGATCGTCAATGCGGTGATTATCAGGTAGATTTCCGGTACGGAAGGAACGGAAGATACGGGAGGTACGAGAGATTCGGGAAATACCGGAGCAACGGCAAATAAGAGAGATAAGAACACGGCAGGCACGGAAAATACAGGAGATACGACAAAAATACGGACACACGAAAAGGCTGGGGCTAGGGCTGAGACTGAGACAGACTGAGACAGACTGAGACAGACTGAGACAGACTGAAACAGACTGACTGCCTGAGAAACACGGAAAATGCCGGGGCATACTTTCCGCCCCGCTCCGGATCACACAAAAAAAGGATGCGCCTGTAAAGGCGCATCCTTTTTTTTTATCCGGCCGGGCCGACCGGGCGAACCGGTCATTCCGTCCCGCGGGGATTACTGGATAATCGCGGCGCGGTTGGCGGCCTGAACCTTCTTGAAGGGATCGGGGGAGTTGCCCTTGCCCTCGTAATTCAACTGCTTGGGATTCACGCCCTTCGATACGAGGAAGTCGTAAACCCGCTTGGCGCGGTGCTCGGCGACGCGCTTGTTGCCGGCAGCGGTACCCGTCTGCTGGTCGGCGTGACCCACGATCTGGTAAACGGCATCCTTCGAGCCGCTCTTGATCTGCTCGGCGATCAGCTCCAGACGCGTCTTCTCCTGCGGCGTCAGCACCGACATGCTGTAATCGAAGAGAATGATCGAAGTGTCGGCCAAAGCGGCTTCGTCGGCGGCGACAACCGTTGCGACGGCAGCAGCTGCCGCGGCATCGGCGGCGGCGTTCTGAGCGGCGGCAGCCTGCGCCTGAGCGGCGGCGAGCTGCTGAGCCAGCTGGGCGTTCTCAAGCTCGGCGGCTTCGACAGCGGCCATGCTTGCGGCAACGGCGTCTTGGAACGCCTGAATGTCGGCGGCCGTATAGCCCGCTACGCCGCGCTGCCAGCCGCGCTTGTTAAAGCGGTAGGTGAAGCCCGCCGTAGCGCTGAAGCCGAACAGGTAGGAACCGTCCGTCTTCGCGGGGCATACGCGCGAAGGCGCCAGCATGCCTTTCAGCTCGATATTGAAGTCGAACGAACGCGACAAGCGGAACTTGTTGAGCAGACCGTAAGAGAATGCGAAAGCCTGATGCGTGCCGGTCATATTGTCCTCTTGGCTCTTGTCCGTGAAGTTCGTAGCCAGATAACCGAAGCCTACGAACGGCACCAGATAATAGGCCCGGTCGTCGCGGTAACCGCCCGCCCAGTTCGAGAAGTTAAGCATAAAGTCGGAATGCACGAAGAGGTAAGGCCACTTGAGTTTGCCCAGATCGGCGTCATAGTTGGCAAACTGACCGCCCTGCAGCTGCAGACGCATACCTACTACAGGATGCACCCATTTTACAAGCGAAAAGTTCGCTTCGAATCCGAGACGTTTTCCGAAAGACCCCGAATTGGAGCCGTTCGTCAGGGCAGTGCCTACACCGCCGCCCAGCGACATCTCCCAGTTATCCCAAAATCCATTGGACACAAAACCTGCAAAGCTCGGTTTTTTGGGCGTCTCCTGCGCCCATGCCGTCGTCGCGAATGCCACGACCGCAAGAATTAGAATAAGTTTTTTCATAGCTAACATTAGTTATTCCCAGTTGTAAAATTATAAATTAATTTTTCAAAATCCATTCATCGACAGCATGAAACGCAAAAACAGAGCCGAAAGCGACTAAAAAAGGCCGAAAACATACGTTTCCAGCCTTTTAATCTCAATATCAAATCTTTTCAGATCAGCCGCATTTCGAATAACCGCACGACATACAGGTCAGACAGCCGTTCTGGTAGGCCATATTCTCCTGTCCGCAGCTCGGACATTTGCCTTTCGACTTGGTGCCGTCCACGATATATTGCTTCAGCGCACGGCAGACGCCCGTCTTCCATGTGTTGATCGACTCGCTGTCCAGATGGAGCGACTCGATGAGCGAAACGGTCTTCTCGATCGGCATGCCGTGGCGCAATACGCCCGAAATGAGTTTGGCGTAGTTCCAGAACTCTTCGTCGAACAGACGCGAGATGCCGCCGATGGTATTCGTATAACCGTAACGGTCGGTATACTGGAAGTCGTAACGCTTGGTGCCGTCGTCCTCGCGGACCTTGATGATGAAGCCCTTGTTGATCTTGCGGGGAATATACATGGCGTCCTCCTCGATCTTACCCGTGAAGACCTCGTAGGGACGTCCGTCCTGAAGTCCCACGAAGGCGATCCAGTCCTCGGTGCCGTTCTTGAACCGCACGATGTCGGCAGGAATCGACTTGGGACGCTTCGCCACTTCGCCGGGATGCCCCTCGCACTTCTTTTTCTTGTTCTTGGAGGCCTTGTCGAGCAGCACACCGTCGCGGCAGCCGTCGCGGTAAACCGTAACGCCCTTGCAGCCGCACTCCCAAGCCGTGCGGTACACGTCGGCGACGAGCGCTTCGGAGACATTGTTCGGCAGGTTCACCGTCACCGAGATCGAATGGTCCACCCATTTCTGGATCGCACCCTGCATCTTGACTTTCGCAACCCAGTCGATGTCATTGGCCGTGGCGCCGTGGTAGGGCGAAGCCGCCACCCACTCGTTCAGCTCGGCATCCGAGATGGTCTCCAGTTTCGACGTATCGTAT contains these protein-coding regions:
- the tyrS gene encoding tyrosine--tRNA ligase, whose protein sequence is MATKNFIEELEWRGMIHTIMPGAKEQLEKEMTTAYLGIDPTADSLHIGHLVGVMILKHFQMCGHRPLALIGGATGMIGDPSGKSQERNLLDEPTLRHNQEAIKRQLAKLLDFESDAPNAAVLVNNYDWMKDISFLEFIRDIGKCITVNYMMAKDSVKKRFSGEGDGMSFTEFTYQLVQGFDFLHLYQTMNCKVQLGGADQWGNITTGTELIRRKLGSEAEAFAITCPLITKADGTKFGKTESGNVWLDPRYTSPYKFYQFWLNVSDEDAKRYIRIFTLLDRETVEALTAEHEAAPHLRILQKRLAQEITTMIHSKEEYEKAVEASAILFGGSTSEALRKLDEETLLQVFEGVPQFRIARAELGLPFVDLCAEKAQVFPSKGECRKMVQGGGVSLNKEKVADAAREVTEADLIAGKYLLVQKGKKNYFLLIAE
- the folB gene encoding dihydroneopterin aldolase translates to MEYRIVLSRMEFRALHGCYELERKVGNRFTVDLELTAELGDAAVQDDVRKTVNYLTVYEVVRMQMRITQHTIERVAMNIIEAIYAAFAQVRHVKCTVSKLAPPLGGKLEKVSVVLEK
- a CDS encoding sodium-dependent transporter, encoding MHHKESRATLGGKLSAVLVAAGSSVGLGNIWRFPYVAGDNGGGAFLIIYILCVLLLGLPLMIAEFSVGRASHLNAVGAYRKLNRRWSFLGYNGVLAAFLILGFYFVVSGWTAEYMVHSATGEIARYSTAEEYKNLFETFISNPWRPVLYTCLFVLATHFVIALGVQKGIERSAKILMPLLFVILIILSVHSLLMPGGEAGLKFLFAPDFSKVTPTTVLVALGQAFFSLSIGIGTMVTYASYFKPDTNLRHTALNVTILDTLVAVLAGVVIFPAVFSVGIEPSSGPSLVFITLPSIFNDMPLSMVWSSVFFLLLVVAALTSTISLHEVVTVYLHEEWHLSRKTAAWLTTAATAALASLASLSLGVLSGWTICGLSLFDSLDFLTANILLPAGGFFTCVFVGWKLDRQILRDQITNNGELKFRIYGVFIFLLRYVCPAVLLLIFLDNLGVF
- a CDS encoding calcineurin-like phosphoesterase C-terminal domain-containing protein, which encodes MKHPLLLLLICCGLCTAVSARPIRGTVKCGGRPLGGVAVTDGYTFAQSDAQGAFALDADEEALFISVVTPAGYIAPLKEGVPQFFLPYTPSAKRFDFELQAWPGTAACYELLAIADPQPKTDEHFERLRTEIIPPLQAATAAKKAQGVNQAAILLGDIVWDSPQLFAKVREKFASLGIPVYGVIGNHDHDLNKFTDREATENYRSHFGPTYYAFDMGRTHYVVLDDIVYHGARKYDEQIDSMQLRWAAAYAERLPAGSRVCFAMHAPAMKSWRDERRVMESAETLMDAFAGHEIHFISGHTHINSNFDIREGAMEHNVAQICGNLWRDPINRDGTPKGWQLFRECGEDFAWTYQSLEMPEARQLRVWGPGTAEDYPASVIAKVWNWDSYWTVVWYEDGRYRGSMQRIWFNDPDYIANIDSLKVAGKTVSKSQRPRTTHFYFKARPSASAREIEVVATDRSGRRYSERITLPTKE
- the ribH gene encoding 6,7-dimethyl-8-ribityllumazine synthase — its product is MATKNHNLSKFDSPLPSAADMRFGIVVAEWNREVTEALLEGAVRTLRAAGCPDLNIQIKYVPGTFELALGAQFFAEYTDVDAVIALGCVIQGDTRHFDFICQGVTQGITQLQIQWNMPIAFGVLTVNDMQQALDRCGGRHGNKGDEAAATAVNMVKLQIEMEAASPDHEPDRRNIN
- a CDS encoding tetratricopeptide repeat protein, with translation MAKQHVAEQETLGEAMNRTELFFEKNGRNMAYIFLGLLVLAALIFGYRALIVAPRATKAAERIAEAQYRFEEQNPDYQLALEGDANGAGFLDVIEEYGSTPSGNLAKHYAGICYLKTGDLENAAKYLAKYSPVKGIPGALINAQNLGLQGDIAVEQQNYAKAVKFYEQAVKAADNNLTAPMYLRKAGLAEQAQGNNEKAAAFYEQILTSYPASTDAREAEKLLGSVK
- the recF gene encoding DNA replication/repair protein RecF (All proteins in this family for which functions are known are DNA-binding proteins that assist the filamentation of RecA onto DNA for the initiation of recombination or recombinational repair.); the protein is MFLKKISLLNFKNIEQAELALCRGVNCLVGDNGAGKTNVIDAVYYLSMCKSSLPMTDGQSIRHGADFFLAEGQYLTDGGKSENIVCSFSRKGGKVLKRNGKEYERLSDHVGLVPAVIVSPADSALISDASDERRRYLNAFISQLDRSYLTAVMRYNAVLAERNRLLKNMPDETMLQIYDMQLVEQGERIHARRREFAERLQPVAAEYYRILSGDREQVELHYKSELNDRPFGEILLAARQKDLANEFTTSGIHRDDLVLRIGGYPLRKYGSQGQQKSFLIALKLAQYTIVAQEKGEKPILLLDDLFDKLDAGRVEQLIRLVSEDSFGQIVITDCNPTRLRRILDKAGGAYSLFTVENGGIGQETATAGAPACGGQLPAEESTKEAADRTRHAGPQEAGSAEGIRTAAVQGEVSEDLRNAASAGEKSGGQDACVTDTADKTSDGKEGAR
- a CDS encoding DUF721 domain-containing protein encodes the protein MLMGDLLEEFFKRPYVAAKVAEGKLPDTWRAVVGDRAADFTTELKLENHILYARIQSSVLRSELFYQREALKEELNRRSGVRIVNAVIIR
- a CDS encoding OmpA family protein; the protein is MKKLILILAVVAFATTAWAQETPKKPSFAGFVSNGFWDNWEMSLGGGVGTALTNGSNSGSFGKRLGFEANFSLVKWVHPVVGMRLQLQGGQFANYDADLGKLKWPYLFVHSDFMLNFSNWAGGYRDDRAYYLVPFVGFGYLATNFTDKSQEDNMTGTHQAFAFSYGLLNKFRLSRSFDFNIELKGMLAPSRVCPAKTDGSYLFGFSATAGFTYRFNKRGWQRGVAGYTAADIQAFQDAVAASMAAVEAAELENAQLAQQLAAAQAQAAAAQNAAADAAAAAAVATVVAADEAALADTSIILFDYSMSVLTPQEKTRLELIAEQIKSGSKDAVYQIVGHADQQTGTAAGNKRVAEHRAKRVYDFLVSKGVNPKQLNYEGKGNSPDPFKKVQAANRAAIIQ